The following coding sequences are from one Paenibacillus tundrae window:
- the mutL gene encoding DNA mismatch repair endonuclease MutL, protein MAKIHVLDEHIANQIAAGEVVERPASVVKELLENAVDAGATKIEVAVEEGGLLSIRVKDNGSGIEPDDLETAFYRHATSKITHGRDLFQITSLGFRGEALPSIAAVSKVDVLTASGDDGRGRRIIIEGGKLTSHEDATSPQGTEFIVKELFYNTPARLKYMKTIQTELGHISDVLYRMAMSHPHISFTLRHNANVLLQTLGNGDLLQVVAAIYGTSAAKAMLPIEGENLDYRMSGLISLPEWTRANRGGMSTIVNGRFIRNYGLNQAILKAYHTLLPINRFPLVVIQLEMHPSLVDVNVHPAKLEVRFSKEAELYEFVEATVRGILRQEVLIPQVKKQQIRRGDDSSFIQEQFLFPRGPVKEYGDSEGHKGQPTAGDAPENELKHGSGKGSEIGSKHISGSILPSEEDDLDAPADVQPGEATELVNQLAPLPEAPPEHEASYDPFASLSPKRANSQPLQHDKSSVNQHRSTDYSVRESRSSYSPSNTAKGERSWKGSSLPDTAKLASAIQSNASMPAFPDLSLIGQHHGTYLIAQNEDGLYLIDQHAAHERVNYEYYYEKFGNPATASQELLLPITLEFTPSETEKLKTRLAWFEQAGVYLEHFGGQTFRVRSHPFWFPKGDEKDIIEEMSEWVLSERSIDVAKMREAASIMCSCKASIKANQKLTNQEAEVLIQRLGSCRQPYTCPHGRPIVVSFSTYDLEKLFKRVM, encoded by the coding sequence GTGGCGAAAATACATGTACTAGACGAACATATTGCCAACCAGATAGCAGCAGGTGAGGTTGTTGAGCGCCCTGCATCTGTGGTGAAAGAGTTGCTAGAGAATGCGGTGGATGCTGGAGCTACCAAAATTGAGGTTGCAGTAGAGGAAGGTGGACTTCTTAGCATTCGCGTCAAGGATAATGGGTCAGGCATAGAACCTGATGATCTAGAGACTGCCTTTTACCGTCATGCTACGAGCAAAATTACCCATGGGCGTGATCTATTTCAGATTACCAGCCTAGGGTTCCGCGGCGAGGCTTTACCAAGTATAGCGGCAGTTTCTAAGGTTGATGTATTGACAGCCAGTGGGGATGACGGTCGAGGACGGCGCATCATCATTGAGGGTGGTAAGCTTACTTCACATGAGGATGCGACATCACCACAAGGCACGGAGTTTATTGTGAAGGAGTTATTTTATAACACACCGGCGAGATTAAAATATATGAAAACCATTCAGACTGAATTGGGGCATATTTCAGACGTGTTATATCGTATGGCGATGTCTCATCCTCATATCTCATTTACACTGCGGCATAATGCCAACGTGTTGTTGCAAACGTTAGGTAATGGGGATCTGCTGCAGGTCGTTGCCGCCATCTATGGAACGAGTGCAGCCAAGGCGATGTTACCGATTGAAGGTGAGAATCTAGACTATCGCATGAGTGGATTAATCAGTCTGCCGGAGTGGACTCGTGCTAATCGTGGTGGGATGTCAACGATAGTGAATGGTCGCTTTATTCGAAATTATGGTCTCAATCAGGCGATTCTTAAGGCCTACCATACCTTACTACCCATTAATCGTTTCCCACTCGTCGTTATTCAACTTGAGATGCATCCATCACTAGTGGATGTGAACGTGCATCCAGCGAAGCTTGAGGTACGCTTCAGCAAAGAAGCTGAGTTATACGAATTTGTGGAAGCGACGGTGCGTGGTATATTGCGACAGGAAGTTCTTATTCCCCAGGTCAAGAAGCAACAGATCAGACGTGGAGATGATAGCTCATTTATTCAGGAACAGTTCCTTTTTCCAAGAGGGCCGGTTAAGGAATATGGAGATTCTGAAGGGCATAAAGGACAACCAACCGCAGGTGATGCACCAGAAAACGAATTGAAGCATGGATCAGGCAAAGGATCGGAGATCGGTTCAAAGCATATCTCGGGGTCAATCCTTCCTTCAGAGGAGGATGATCTAGATGCTCCTGCTGATGTTCAACCTGGCGAGGCTACTGAACTCGTAAATCAGTTGGCACCATTGCCTGAGGCACCACCTGAACATGAAGCTTCATATGATCCATTTGCTTCGTTGAGTCCGAAACGTGCTAATTCACAACCGTTACAACATGATAAATCATCTGTGAATCAACATCGCTCTACAGATTATTCTGTTAGAGAATCACGTTCATCCTACAGTCCAAGTAACACTGCAAAGGGAGAACGGAGCTGGAAGGGCTCCAGTCTGCCGGATACGGCGAAACTGGCGTCTGCCATCCAATCCAATGCGTCGATGCCTGCATTCCCCGATCTTAGTCTGATTGGACAGCATCATGGCACGTATCTCATTGCGCAGAACGAAGATGGACTCTATCTGATCGATCAACACGCTGCACATGAACGAGTGAATTACGAGTATTATTATGAGAAATTTGGCAATCCAGCAACAGCTTCACAGGAGTTGTTGTTACCAATAACACTTGAGTTTACGCCATCGGAGACGGAAAAGCTGAAAACAAGATTAGCCTGGTTTGAACAGGCAGGTGTTTATTTAGAGCACTTTGGCGGACAGACTTTTCGAGTACGCTCGCATCCTTTTTGGTTTCCTAAAGGGGATGAGAAGGACATCATTGAGGAAATGTCTGAATGGGTGCTTAGTGAGCGAAGCATTGATGTGGCGAAAATGAGAGAAGCTGCTTCAATTATGTGTTCGTGTAAGGCTTCCATTAAGGCGAATCAAAAGCTGACCAATCAGGAAGCGGAAGTCTTGATTCAGCGGTTGGGTTCGTGCAGGCAACCTTACACTTGTCCACATGGTAGACCGATTGTAGTTTCATTTTCAACTTATGATCTGGAAAAGCTATTTAAACGGGTGATGTAA